Proteins encoded in a region of the Oscarella lobularis chromosome 5, ooOscLobu1.1, whole genome shotgun sequence genome:
- the LOC136187091 gene encoding uncharacterized protein isoform X1 encodes MPFLRRIIAGEKKATTILTICLGLVLAVTTVPLIVEMCFKVPNAKRNESDNGSNFREIRNNSASRCAESQRKTVSLACQKELKNESENETTGLCLRAVCCLPECYPPSEGVSQTKRKESNHGSGSQFVYSILKEKVKGKCFRVSCNETRKDCSCYASAWEHSTSGALLTACIWFSTAFIPISTLVILFTWQGTVKLHNYPPNGFQMMTLGYLLMGNLQCSECMHTTQTYVDCAGVVVILPQMIGRAKFFCSYENAKLADEHPTLACTISGAINHFSEVFFTTWWLCSICEVYSTVSSFTRHSFRTPRKSTIVFFARFLLSLAIGSSPVAATFAGGSYIGTTSNIICRQNGSGNFFRTTVIPITALTYGGIAITVGIIYKLRNCDTLKSYVANEEDGSRTLIQAYDALQHRFVFHIFVVPLITSTITSTFSIMITMHKREPSCYSANSTNSNQRFTLSLAAFDLFLFDLLGLALALHCLASSPSRKYWSSVRRRLWRKLLFRPKQPTGYSRQTVEATTYGTIDKTKICM; translated from the exons ATGCCATTTCTCAGGCGGATAATAgcaggagaaaagaaagcaacaaCAATTTTAACAATTTGTCTGGGCCTGGTTTTAGCAGTCACAACGGTGCCTCTCATTGTGGAGATGTGTTTCAAAGTGCCAAATGCAAAGAGG AATGAGTCGGACAATGGGTCAAATTTTCGGGAAATCCGAAATAACAGCGCCTCGCGTTGTGCAGAGTCGCAGAGAAAGACAGTGAGCCTCGCCTGTCAAAAAGAGCTCAAAAACGAAAGTGAAAACGAAACTACCGGACTTTGCCTCCGCGCAGTTTGCTGTCTTCCTGAATGCTATCCACCGTCGGAGGGTGTGTCGCAAActaaaagaaaggaaagcaaTCACGGGAGTGGAAGCCAATTCGTTTATTCGATACTGAAAGAGAAGGTGAAAGGAAAATGCTTTCGAGTGTCATGCAACGAGACTCGCAAAG ACTGCAGCTGCTATGCATCGGCTTGGGAGCACTCTACGTCCGGTGCACTTCTAACAGCCTGTATCTGGTTTTCAACCGCTTTCATTCCTATCAGCACACTCGTTATTCTCTTTACGTGGCAAGGAACTGTCAAACT GCACAATTACCCGCCAAATGGATTTCAAATGATGACCTTAGGATATTTATTGATGGGTAATTTACAGTGCTCTGAGTGCATGCACACCACACAAACGTATGTTGATTGTGCAGGTGTTGTAGTGATACTCCCACAAATGATTGGCCGagcaaaatttttttgcagctaCGAAAACGCGAAACTAGCAGATGAACACCCCACACTGGCATGCACGATATCAG GAGCCATCAATCATTTTAGCGAAGTGTTTTTTACAACGTGGTGGCTCTGTTCAATATGTGAAGTCTACTCGACAGTTTCGTCGTTTACTCGCCACAGTTTCCGAACGCCGCGGAAATCGAccatcgttttcttcgcccGGTTCCTGCTGTCACTAGCAATAGGGAGCTCCCCGGTGGCGGCAACTTTCGCCGGAGGAAGTTACATCGGAACAACGTCAAATATCATATGCCGTCAGAATGGGTCaggaaatttttttagaacgaCCGTAATACCGATAACCGCGCTAACGTACGGTGGTATTGCGATCACAGTGGGAATCATATACAAGCTAAGAAAC TGCGATACGCTCAAGAGCTACGTGgcaaatgaagaagacggaTCGAGGACGTTGATACAGGCTTACGACGCCctgcagcatcgattcgtCTTCCACATATTCGTCGTTCCTCTGATTACAAGCACGATTACGTCGACATTCAGCATCATGATTACGATGCATAAAAGGGAACCGTCTTGCTACAGTGCTAACTCGACTAATTCTAATCAGAGATTCACCCTCTCACTAGCCGCATTCGATTTGTTTCTGTTTGATCTGTTGGGACTGGCTCTAGCCCTACACTGTCTCGCGTCCTCACCTTCTAGAAAATATTGGTCTTCAGTCCGACGCAGACTTTGGAGGAAACTGCTCTTCCGTCCCAAACAGCCAACCGGATATTCAAGACAGACAGTCGAGGCTACAACTTACGGAACAATCGATAAGACGAAAATTTGCATGTAG
- the LOC136187091 gene encoding uncharacterized protein isoform X2 — MPFLRRIIAGEKKATTILTICLGLVLAVTTVPLIVEMCFKVPNAKRNESDNGSNFREIRNNSASRCAESQRKTVSLACQKELKNESENETTGLCLRAVCCLPECYPPSEGVSQTKRKESNHGSGSQFVYSILKEKVKGKCFRVSCNETRKDCSCYASAWEHSTSGALLTACIWFSTAFIPISTLVILFTWQGTVKLHNYPPNGFQMMTLGYLLMGVVVILPQMIGRAKFFCSYENAKLADEHPTLACTISGAINHFSEVFFTTWWLCSICEVYSTVSSFTRHSFRTPRKSTIVFFARFLLSLAIGSSPVAATFAGGSYIGTTSNIICRQNGSGNFFRTTVIPITALTYGGIAITVGIIYKLRNCDTLKSYVANEEDGSRTLIQAYDALQHRFVFHIFVVPLITSTITSTFSIMITMHKREPSCYSANSTNSNQRFTLSLAAFDLFLFDLLGLALALHCLASSPSRKYWSSVRRRLWRKLLFRPKQPTGYSRQTVEATTYGTIDKTKICM; from the exons ATGCCATTTCTCAGGCGGATAATAgcaggagaaaagaaagcaacaaCAATTTTAACAATTTGTCTGGGCCTGGTTTTAGCAGTCACAACGGTGCCTCTCATTGTGGAGATGTGTTTCAAAGTGCCAAATGCAAAGAGG AATGAGTCGGACAATGGGTCAAATTTTCGGGAAATCCGAAATAACAGCGCCTCGCGTTGTGCAGAGTCGCAGAGAAAGACAGTGAGCCTCGCCTGTCAAAAAGAGCTCAAAAACGAAAGTGAAAACGAAACTACCGGACTTTGCCTCCGCGCAGTTTGCTGTCTTCCTGAATGCTATCCACCGTCGGAGGGTGTGTCGCAAActaaaagaaaggaaagcaaTCACGGGAGTGGAAGCCAATTCGTTTATTCGATACTGAAAGAGAAGGTGAAAGGAAAATGCTTTCGAGTGTCATGCAACGAGACTCGCAAAG ACTGCAGCTGCTATGCATCGGCTTGGGAGCACTCTACGTCCGGTGCACTTCTAACAGCCTGTATCTGGTTTTCAACCGCTTTCATTCCTATCAGCACACTCGTTATTCTCTTTACGTGGCAAGGAACTGTCAAACT GCACAATTACCCGCCAAATGGATTTCAAATGATGACCTTAGGATATTTATTGATGG GTGTTGTAGTGATACTCCCACAAATGATTGGCCGagcaaaatttttttgcagctaCGAAAACGCGAAACTAGCAGATGAACACCCCACACTGGCATGCACGATATCAG GAGCCATCAATCATTTTAGCGAAGTGTTTTTTACAACGTGGTGGCTCTGTTCAATATGTGAAGTCTACTCGACAGTTTCGTCGTTTACTCGCCACAGTTTCCGAACGCCGCGGAAATCGAccatcgttttcttcgcccGGTTCCTGCTGTCACTAGCAATAGGGAGCTCCCCGGTGGCGGCAACTTTCGCCGGAGGAAGTTACATCGGAACAACGTCAAATATCATATGCCGTCAGAATGGGTCaggaaatttttttagaacgaCCGTAATACCGATAACCGCGCTAACGTACGGTGGTATTGCGATCACAGTGGGAATCATATACAAGCTAAGAAAC TGCGATACGCTCAAGAGCTACGTGgcaaatgaagaagacggaTCGAGGACGTTGATACAGGCTTACGACGCCctgcagcatcgattcgtCTTCCACATATTCGTCGTTCCTCTGATTACAAGCACGATTACGTCGACATTCAGCATCATGATTACGATGCATAAAAGGGAACCGTCTTGCTACAGTGCTAACTCGACTAATTCTAATCAGAGATTCACCCTCTCACTAGCCGCATTCGATTTGTTTCTGTTTGATCTGTTGGGACTGGCTCTAGCCCTACACTGTCTCGCGTCCTCACCTTCTAGAAAATATTGGTCTTCAGTCCGACGCAGACTTTGGAGGAAACTGCTCTTCCGTCCCAAACAGCCAACCGGATATTCAAGACAGACAGTCGAGGCTACAACTTACGGAACAATCGATAAGACGAAAATTTGCATGTAG
- the LOC136187100 gene encoding CUE domain-containing protein 1-like: MASTTATQYAAGAAAASSSSSSRQPKLNFHEAMRDFKSMFPSIENDVIETVLRANKGSVDATIDQLVAMGTEESTTTTMSTTAGNKTSVAAPASASRSARRRVVARPLASSDGIYYQRMSASGFNPPLVGPLPDDFLRIRLPKPRRYRPTSLNRLLADSGRGPAASLLPPTDLSPEKRMQILEDERVALFLQNEEFMKELRRNREFIESLERDQSRNHMLLVYPPKNRHPTATRPHAMHQNYNRRQATLNPNVAAGAGGGSLVSMTRNVGRGSNPSTGRERYREDEEEREERRRTASLRDSSSPPPSQSSPPPAAAEQVTTLHGLGFEAEEAEDGEARAVDRPGGKPHEELTFNEKLKHMSKSTRKKLNQLAQLFVRKKKKQTATLGAFDAASTVNLLNSEAADLSPSEEPGSREVSPEDVEYGEDPTYSQDYYRETSPEDPVEFYSEDFYQESNENDC; encoded by the exons atggcgtcgacgactgcCACCCAATACGccgccggtgccgccgccgcgtcgtcctcgtccagTTCGCGTCAGCCGAAACTCAACTTTCACGAAGCGATGCGCGACTTCAAGTCGATGTTCCCGtcgatcgaaaacgacgtcatcgaaacgGTGCTACGCGCCAACAAAGgctccgtcgacgcgacgatcgatcagCTCGTAGCGATGGGCACCgaggaatcgacgacgacgacgatgtcaaCGACTGCCGGCAACAAAACATCCGTCGCGGCCCCGGCCTCGGCCTCTCGTTCAgcgcgtcgccgcgtcgtcgcaagACCGCTCGCGTCGTCGGACGGCATCTATTATCAACGAATGTCGGCGTCAGGATTCAATCCGCCGTTAGTCGGCCCGCTCCCGGACGACTTTCTTCGCATTCGTTTGCCTAAACCGAGAAG gtaTCGACCGACTTCGCTCAATCGACTCTTGGCCGATAGTGGGCGCGGTCCGGCGGCGTCGCTTCTGCCGCCGACCGATCTGAGTCCCGAGAAGCGAATGCAAATActcgaagacgaacgcgtcgctctctttcttcagaaCGAGGAGTTCATGAAGGAGCTGCGACGCAATCGAGAATTTATCGAATCGTTGGAACGAG ATCAATCGCGAAATCACATGCTCCTGGTTTATCCACCAAAAA ATCGACATCCGACTGCCACTCGTCCGCATGCAATGCATCAGAACTACAATCGTCGTCAGGCGACCTTGAATCCGAATGTAGCTGCGGGAGCAGGAGGAGGATCGCTGGTGTCAATGACCCGAAATGTCGGTCGAGGCTCGAATCCTTCAACAGGTCGAGAGCGGTATCGCGAagatgaagaggaaaggGAGGAGCGAAGAAGGACGGCGTCCTTGAGagattcttcttcgccgccgccgtcgcagtcGTCACCGCCGCCAGCGGCCGCCGAACAAGTGACGACGTTGCACGGGCTTGGATTCGAGGCAGAGGAGgcggaagacggcgaagcgAGGGCTGTGGATCGTCCTGGAGGCAAGCCTCACGAGGAGTTGACGTTTAACGAAAAGCTGAAGCACATGAGTAAAA GTACGCGGAAGAAGTTGAATCAGCTGGCGCAGCTGTTTgtgaggaagaaaaagaagcaaactGCAAC GCTTGGAGCTTTTGACGCGGCGTCGACTGTGAATCTTTTGAACTCGGAAGCGGCAGACTTGAGTCCATCAGAAGAACCAG GCTCTCGGGAAGTTTCTCCTGAAGACGTTGAATACGGCGAAGATCCAACGTATTCGCAG GACTATTACAGAGAAACGTCTCCCGAAGATCCCGTCGAATTTTACAGTGAAGACTTCTATCAGGAATCGAATGAAAATGACTGCTAG
- the LOC136187330 gene encoding uncharacterized protein, with product MILALSLLLVAGLCRSPTAASSEDPSYDHQTKTYTSTHKPVSCTNKVTATPFFSPDHSIEVYVDLINAASTSIDLYAPGFSSWSGCTQYDTSCVGCSLSDARAEAFPVFPALLNAKHARNVTIRILTNDYGTPTCANEIAPLDWLYLNGIEIKYFTTVTFMHSKVIVVDRGTKTSISSVNFSKTSFLYNREAGVIIDAGCDAVADFVLEVFDADWAQATDYAPTNKYTSSQMSYITNSATLPVDIPPPRHIDNAYVTGLKSVESVSVIDLYTSPDFALAELNQSLGTARTSFQLMIYQVTDDSLCDGLMRLNGSGVDVTLLVSRRIFSEDDWKAAQVCYEKLHKYGLKIQLTPSYYDYSHQKIWIIDSKEVHLSTGNWSPTDYPDASSFPPYTSHGWVEANRNFVIAMADNDIVKIFSSLFEEDFSRGEEWTPHY from the exons ATGATTCTCGCTTTGTCGTTGTTGCTCGTCGCCGGCCTTTGCAGGAGTCCGACTGCAGCTAGCAGTGAAGATCCGAGTTACGATCATCAGACGAAGACGTATACGTCAACTCACAAGCCGGTCTCGTGCACAAACAAAGTCACAGCGACTCCGTTCTTTTCGCCTGACCATTCGATCGAAGTCTACGTCGATCTCATCAACGCAGCGAGCACGTCCATAGATCTTTACGCGCCGG gaTTTTCGAGCTGGAGTGGTTGCACCCAGTACGATACGAGCTGCGTGGGCTGCTCGCTCAgcgacgcgcgcgccgaAGCGTTTCCCGTTTTTCCGGCGCTCCTCAATGCAAAGCACGCCCGCAACGTGACCATTCGCATTCTGACGAACGACTACGGCACGCCGACGTGCGCGAACGAAATCGCGCCGCTCGACTGGCTCTACCTCAACGGAATCGAAATCAAGTACTTCACGACGGTCACTTTCATGCACTCCAAagtaatcgtcgtcgatcgcggcacgaaaacgtcgatatCATCGGTCAACTTCAGcaagacgtcgtttctctaCAATCGCGAAGCGGGAGTCATCATCGACGCCGGTTGCGATGCCGTTGCCGATTTCGTTCTCGAAGTATTCGACGCCGATTGGGCGCAAGCAACCGACTACGCCCCCACAAACAAATACACGTCATCTCAGATGTCCTATATAACGAATAGTGCCACGTTGCCTGTTGACATACCTCCGCCGAGGCACATTGATAATGCCTATGTGACGGGCCTAAAGAGCGTTGAATCTGTTTCTGTTATTGACTTGTATACGAGTCCAGATTTTGCCTTGGCCGAGTTGAATCAGTCACTTGGTACTGCTCGGACGTCGTTTCAACTGATGATCTATCAGGTCACTGATGACTCGCTGTGCGATGGGTTGATGAGACTGAATGGATCTGGTGTCGATGTGACGTTGCTGGTGTCTCGGAGGATTTTTAGTGAGGATGATTGGAAAGCAGCGCAGGTGTGCTATGAAAAGTTGCACAAGTACGGACTGAAAATTCAACTGACGCCGAGCTATTATGACTATTCGCATCAGAAGATATGGATCATTGATTCAAAGGAAGTTCATCTGAGTACAG GTAATTGGTCGCCTACTGATTATCCAGAtgcgtcttcttttccgccTTACACCTCGCACGGTTGGGTGGAAGCAAACAGAAATTTTGTGATTGCTATGGCTGACAATGACATTGTCAAAATATTTAGCTCTTTGTTTGAGGAAGATTTTAGTCGCGGGGAGGAGTGGACGCCGCACTACTGA